From the genome of Paracholeplasma manati:
ATTGATGATTTGACCAAAATAGATGCCACCTTCACCTTCAAGGGTTTGCATCTGTGAATAAGCGAAAAAGGTCGGTTCGTCAAACATCGTGTATTGGCCTACACCGGCAGTTTGATTGTCACTGTTGATGCCTTGGAAAAATGTAGTACGTTCACCATCGATGAATGCGTCCCCAAATTGTAAGGTATCCATATCCCCTTTTTGATCTAGGAATGTATACCCATCTCTATGAAATACGACGTAGCGATATTTTAGAACGTTAAACGGCTCTACAATGGTATTAAAATAGGTTTGTGCATCGATTAATGCAACCACATTGTCATACTCAAACGCGACGTAATTGGTGGTGGTAGAATACCCATCTAAAATCAAACTGAGTGGGTATACGCTGATGTTTTGATCATAATAGGTCGTGTCATTGTATCTGAAGGAATAGCTATAGAAGGTTCCATTGACGGTATAACCTGTATTGGATTTTTCAACCACGAGGTCATAAGCATCGAGTGCGTTTAATTGAATGACCGGATTTAAGCTTTGATCGCGGTATTCATCAACCATTTCCTTGAACGTATCATAGGTCTGGTTTAAGGTTACTTCAACGCGTGTCGATATCCCTAAATTATAGGTTCTAAAGGATTCTTCAGCACGAGACGAAATGAAGTTTCGTGTAATCGACATATAAAAAAGCACCAATATGATGGAGAGGATTAAAAACAAGGTTGTGAAAATGATGGCCAAGCGTATACGATAACGACCCATAAGTGTGGTACCTCATTCAAAAGATGTTTATCTGTGTTGACATACTTCAAAAAACATCGCTATGATGTCTTTATACATAATATATAACTAATTATAACATTTATTAAGAAAAAAGCACTCATTTATCCAAAAACGGTGCTTTTTACAAATTTTGTTTTATTGATGACGAACCAATTCAAGTCTTGAAATGGTCAATCCAGTTCTTAAGGCTTTCAATGAGAATAAGAACTTGCCTTGATTGATGATGATTTGGGTCGAAATATGGATGGTGTTGCCATCGGTACCATTGGTGGTTAACGTCGATGCGACGGTATCCCCCAGTAAAATCGATATTGGCATTTGAGCCAAACTGCTTTGATTGCTAGAAATCGATAATTCAACGATATATTTACCATATTGTGCGACATCTAAACCAAAACTCATCAAGCCATCTTTATCAAAACTCACTTGGCCATTGTTCAAATGAACCCCGTCATTTTGATAGAGTGGTTGGGTTAAGTCCAGTTTTGTTTTACCCCAAGCCTCGGTATTGACCTTAACCACCTTGTTCATCGCGACTTTATCGGCGATGGATTCACTGGTCTTAATGCGTTCAATATTGGTTACCACATATGTATTTTGTTCGACGCCATTATTGACGATGATCATCGTCGTGTTGGCGTTCTTTTTGATTTGAATGTGGTGTTTTTCACTGCTCACAGCTTCAATTGAAAAATGATTCTTCGCTTTGACCACATAATGCCCAATCAATGGGTTGAAGTTCGCGATGGACTCACCATTGACTTTAATGTCATCTAAGAGTGGGGTAAAGTGGTGTGGGGCTTTGAAACGATATTCGATGTTGTGTAAACGTCTAAACGATGGTGAATCCATCAAATAAAGACAAATGTTTTTCGCAACCCTTTGGGCTTCTGCTTTGGTCAAGGACCCATCATTAAAGGACGATAATGTATTGTCATTCATCGAATTATTCAACGCGTCTACAACCACCATATATAAATCGTTTTGAGATTGAATCATCGCACGGGTATTGGATTTATCCCCGGTTGAAGTTTCATCGTTCATCTTCGCCCACCAGTCGGTCATGATGATGCCTTTAAAGCCCCATTCTTTACGGACAATGGTTGTGTTCAAATCGTAATTGGAAGCTGCCCAAATCCCGTTGATTGGATTATAGGAAGTCATGATGGCTTTCGCATGCGCTTTACGAACTGCTTTTTCAAAACCCTTTAAATAGATTTCTCTTAAAGCACGCTCAAATACCACCGAATCGGCGTCAAAACGACGGTATTCTTGGTTATTCGCAGCTAAGTGTTTAAGGGTACCTGTAACCCCTGCGGCTTGTAAGCCTGCAATGATGGCTGATGCCATATCGCCGGTGAGTTGCGGGTCTTCTGAGAAATACTCAAAGTTTCGACCACACAATGGGTGACGGTGGATATTCATCCCTGGACCTAATAAAATATCGATTTGATAGGATAACATTTCGATACCGATCAAATAATATAAGCTTTCTAATAAGTTGGTATTAAATGTCGCAGCGAGCGCTGTCCCATTAGGCAGTGATGTCGATGGCATGCCTGAATCCATACGAATCCCTGAAGGACCATCCGAACAACATGCGATTGGTAAGCCGTGGGCTTGTAGTTTTTCAGTCACACCACCAAACGCGGATGCGGTACCTGGGGTGACTTTTGGTGAAGACATGCCTTCACCTCTCACCAGTTCTGCAAGTTCAGTCAGTGACAACTGGGAAACAAATGCGTCTAAAGACACCTTATGTTGATAGACATCGATGAGGTTTCGCTTTTCGAGACACGTATGTTGAATTTCTTTTGGTAAATTGTTTTCGATACGATCTTTGATTTTATAGGTTCTAATCGGTGTCGGTTCATAACTTTCAATGAATCTTCCATTTTGAACAGATGCTTTCAATCGATTGAACGGTTTGATCGGTCTCAGTGCCTCATAACAAGTATCGATGATTTCCGTATCTGGGATTTCAAATTCAAAGAACGTGATATCGGTTTTAACATCGGTAGATAGTGTCACTTGGTAATACCCTTTTTCTAGCACGTAAGTGGACGCTTTACCCGTTAAACCGACTTCATCATAGGATGCGAAATCGTATTTATCAAATTGAATGTATACGGTATCGGATTCACCTGGTTGTAAAAGGGCTGATTTAACAAACCCAACCAAGGTTTTGGCTGGTTTACCCAATAAGCCTTGAGGGGCTTTAACATAGGCTTGAATGACGGCTTTGCCTGCAAAATTGCCGATATTTTTAACGTCTATTTCATACTCAAAATCACGGTTCGTTTGACGTACATGATAATCAAATGATGTATAAGACAAGCCAAATCCAAATGGATATCTAACGGCTTCTGGTTTGAATGTTTCAAAATAGCGATAGCCAACGTAAATATCTTCAGTATAGATGTTTTCATCATGACCACCAAAATGAGCAGTCGATGGGTAATCTTCAACGCGATAAGCAATCGTATCCGGTAGTTTGCCCGATGGGGTAAACACGCCGGTTAGGATATCCGATACGGTACGACCACCTTCTTGGCCACCATGCCAAACATAGAGTAACCCTTGAATTGGGTTTTGATCCATAAATGATAAATCGATGATGTTACCAACGTTTAAAACGACGATCACTTTTTTGAACGTCGAGGATACTTTTTGAATCATCTCAGATTCCAAGTCGGACAAATAGTACGACCCCTTGGATAACGAATTGTCTTTATCTTCACCAGCGGTTCTACCAATACAAACCACAGCGATATCGGAAAAATCCTTCGCTTGTTGTAAGGTTTCTTCAGATAATGTCATTTCGATTTGGCTCCATGGCTCACTCGCCCACATGCCAGAACCGGCATTGAATGGGTGTTCTTTTTCCCAAGTCATGTACGTGTTGACCAAGGTTTTATTGAGTTCAACCAAAGGGTTTTCCAGCAAGGCTTCTAAAATCGATGTGGTATAATCGACATTCACCAAACCGCCTGAACCGGTACCACTCTTGTAGTAATTGGTTTGAATACGTCCAAAAACATTGATTTTAACGTTTTGGAGCGGCAATACATTTTTGTCATTCTTTAATAAGACAATCCCTTCCGTCGCGGCGATTCGGGATAAGTCTTTTAACCCTTGGAGTGGTTTCATTTCCAATGGTTTAAACAGTTCTAAATAAGATTTCATAAAAACACCTCGTTTGAATACATATATATTATAATGAAATCGGTTTCCTTTTACCAGTAAAAAAAGGTTACAAATCGTAACCTTAGTTGGAAAGTCCTAAATGTAATTTAAATACTGGTAATAAAACGGTCAAATGGATGAATAGTAACGCGACCAAAATCGGTGTGCCCCCCACGGTGAGTGCGAGGAAAAATGAATATAATATCGGCACGATTAATAATATAGAAACGACCGTGGTTAAGCCATAAACACCATGTTTAACCCAAACATAATCCGTTTTTGAAACATAAAGTGACACCACACCTAATAGGGATGGCACGAAGAATAAGAAAGATGCACCGGATAAAACAAACCCTGTGATCAAAGCCAATAACAAATGGAAAGCAATCCCGAAAATGAGGAAGGCACGCATCTTTTCAAGGGTGTTTACTTTTACAGTATAGTATTGATATCCAATCCCAATCAACAAAATCATGAATAACAAGGTTGGTAATTCAGACCCGTTCATTCGTACATAAGTGAGTGAAAATGGGGTTCTACCAAAGAGTGCCATCAATTGTGCGAAACCATATGCGACCACAATAAAGCCCACAAATACCAGTAAGAATCGGGTGGTATAATGTAAGACCTTGCCCGGTTCAACGGCTTTTTGACGATATAACCACACAACCAAACCTATGAATAACAATAAGGTTACGATATGCATGATATTGGCGAGTGTTTCACTGTATGAAACGAAGACGTTCGCGAACAAGGTAAAGAATACCGCATCCTGGTTCGAAACAAAGTAATCGACATCCCCGTAGGCTTCATCCATCGCGTACGTTTTAACCAGCGGTTCGATTTGTTCACCATAATGTTGAATCGATGACACATGGACTTCTAAATAATTATCCAGTGGGGTATGGTAGTGAGATAACCCTTCTAAAACAGCGAAATTGATGCCTTGTTTGTCAATCGAAAGAAATTCCGTAAAATCGGTATAGTTTGGCATCACTTGATAAACCGCAGTGGCGAGACTATAAGATACCGGTAAATTGGCTTTTCGATAAAAATCGATGACTTTGAGGTTATTGGATGAGGTTTCAAACATGTAAGCTGCCCCACTCACACCTCTAGCTTCAATATTGATGATAAAACCAATCTTGTCCATCAATTCGGTTTCAGTCGAGATCATTCTCGCCCCATAAAGACCTGTTTCTTCTGCATCCGTAAATAAGAAGTAAATACTGTTTTTAGGGTTAGCATCTTTATATAAATAGGCGATTTCTAACATTGTACCCAAAGCGTAGCCATCATCCGCTGCGCCATAAGAGCGACCAAGTTCACCATAACGACCAATGTGTCCGCGTGAATCATAGTGGCCCACCAGCATGATGCCGACTTCTGTTTCCCCAGGAATAACCCCCAAGACATTTTGGATATCATATTCAGTGCCTTCATTGAGTTCTTCTTTGGTGTAATTATATTCTGTGACATTCCCTGCACCTACATAATCAATCAGGGTGTTTTTAATATACTGTCTGACCGCTTCATGAGCCACTGGGTCAAACACGGAATGGGGTTCTCTTGAGATTACTTCAATGTGCTCTAAAGCACGTACCGCTGAAAACGAACCATCAGACATTTTTGGTTTGGGTGTGTACAACACAAATAAACTTAAAAACAGTGAAACAACCAGTGTCCATAACGCGACTTTTTTAACAATGATCATACGATGTTCTCCTTCAATACTTTGAATTTCAAAGCTACAGTTAACATCGTACCACCAAACCGACAATATTTCAACTAGGTTTGAACATCCAAGTATCTATAAAAATGAAAACATGTGAATAAGATTGAACTTACTCACATGACTTGTCGATTGTTTGACAAAGTTGGTCTTTAGAAGACCGATGTTGACCTAATTATTTTTTAGGTGCTGGTTTCGCTGTTGAAGGCTTAGCTGGTTGTGCAGGTTTTGCTGGTTGAGCTGCTGGTTTAACTGGTTGTGGTGCTGGTTTCTTAGCTTGCATGTGTGGTCCCCCCCTTTACTGTTAAAGTCGTTTTATATGCATCAAACGGCACCCAAATCCTTGTGATGATCGCACCGATTAATCCGCTAAACAAGGGTGTTTATTGGATTATAATCATCGTTTGAAATAGGTCACCTTTGGTCTCTATTAAATATCCAGCTTCATTATACTCAAGCGCTTGTAAAAGTAAAGATAAATCATTCGGTTTTAAGGCTTTTTTTAATAATTTTTAAAAATAAAAACACCCCATTCGTTTTTTGAATATGGGGTGTGTATTTTAGGTGTTTTCAATAGCTAATAAGCGGTATTGTGTTTGGTCGATGAGTAACGCACCAATTGGCGCGG
Proteins encoded in this window:
- a CDS encoding glycoside hydrolase family 3 protein produces the protein MKSYLELFKPLEMKPLQGLKDLSRIAATEGIVLLKNDKNVLPLQNVKINVFGRIQTNYYKSGTGSGGLVNVDYTTSILEALLENPLVELNKTLVNTYMTWEKEHPFNAGSGMWASEPWSQIEMTLSEETLQQAKDFSDIAVVCIGRTAGEDKDNSLSKGSYYLSDLESEMIQKVSSTFKKVIVVLNVGNIIDLSFMDQNPIQGLLYVWHGGQEGGRTVSDILTGVFTPSGKLPDTIAYRVEDYPSTAHFGGHDENIYTEDIYVGYRYFETFKPEAVRYPFGFGLSYTSFDYHVRQTNRDFEYEIDVKNIGNFAGKAVIQAYVKAPQGLLGKPAKTLVGFVKSALLQPGESDTVYIQFDKYDFASYDEVGLTGKASTYVLEKGYYQVTLSTDVKTDITFFEFEIPDTEIIDTCYEALRPIKPFNRLKASVQNGRFIESYEPTPIRTYKIKDRIENNLPKEIQHTCLEKRNLIDVYQHKVSLDAFVSQLSLTELAELVRGEGMSSPKVTPGTASAFGGVTEKLQAHGLPIACCSDGPSGIRMDSGMPSTSLPNGTALAATFNTNLLESLYYLIGIEMLSYQIDILLGPGMNIHRHPLCGRNFEYFSEDPQLTGDMASAIIAGLQAAGVTGTLKHLAANNQEYRRFDADSVVFERALREIYLKGFEKAVRKAHAKAIMTSYNPINGIWAASNYDLNTTIVRKEWGFKGIIMTDWWAKMNDETSTGDKSNTRAMIQSQNDLYMVVVDALNNSMNDNTLSSFNDGSLTKAEAQRVAKNICLYLMDSPSFRRLHNIEYRFKAPHHFTPLLDDIKVNGESIANFNPLIGHYVVKAKNHFSIEAVSSEKHHIQIKKNANTTMIIVNNGVEQNTYVVTNIERIKTSESIADKVAMNKVVKVNTEAWGKTKLDLTQPLYQNDGVHLNNGQVSFDKDGLMSFGLDVAQYGKYIVELSISSNQSSLAQMPISILLGDTVASTLTTNGTDGNTIHISTQIIINQGKFLFSLKALRTGLTISRLELVRHQ
- a CDS encoding M28 family peptidase, which translates into the protein MIIVKKVALWTLVVSLFLSLFVLYTPKPKMSDGSFSAVRALEHIEVISREPHSVFDPVAHEAVRQYIKNTLIDYVGAGNVTEYNYTKEELNEGTEYDIQNVLGVIPGETEVGIMLVGHYDSRGHIGRYGELGRSYGAADDGYALGTMLEIAYLYKDANPKNSIYFLFTDAEETGLYGARMISTETELMDKIGFIINIEARGVSGAAYMFETSSNNLKVIDFYRKANLPVSYSLATAVYQVMPNYTDFTEFLSIDKQGINFAVLEGLSHYHTPLDNYLEVHVSSIQHYGEQIEPLVKTYAMDEAYGDVDYFVSNQDAVFFTLFANVFVSYSETLANIMHIVTLLLFIGLVVWLYRQKAVEPGKVLHYTTRFLLVFVGFIVVAYGFAQLMALFGRTPFSLTYVRMNGSELPTLLFMILLIGIGYQYYTVKVNTLEKMRAFLIFGIAFHLLLALITGFVLSGASFLFFVPSLLGVVSLYVSKTDYVWVKHGVYGLTTVVSILLIVPILYSFFLALTVGGTPILVALLFIHLTVLLPVFKLHLGLSN